From one Ignavibacteria bacterium genomic stretch:
- the gatB gene encoding Asp-tRNA(Asn)/Glu-tRNA(Gln) amidotransferase subunit GatB: protein MVTGYEPVIGLEVHAQLTTASKAFCSCPTTFGARPNTNTCPICLGHPGALPTLNENLVDYAIRVGLATNCSIRLHSTFSRKNYFYPDLPKGYQISQYKDPICYNGYIEIETGHGFKKIGLTRIHMEEDSGKSIHDLDVDTLIDLNRSGIPLIEIVSEPDMRTSKEAEQYLQQLRQTLMYLGVCDGNMEEGSLRCDANISVRPVGSPQLGTKTEVKNLNSFKNVQRAIEYEIQRQVELIEKGEEVRQTTLMWDAGAQVTREMRSKEDANDYRYFPEPDLPPVIVTAQKVEDVRAGLPELGMAKKIRFTEQYQLPYYDADILTSDLVLADWFETTCGLLANPGPATYKAVSNWILTELMRKMGENKVQITEIGLTNAQLALLVDIVADGTISNAVAKEILPELYNSTTNPIDIVKSKGLAQVSDAEVIHSLVRDVLARNHENIEKYKAGKTNLFGFFVGQVLKASGGTANPSIVKEVVQEQLDSIV from the coding sequence ATGGTAACCGGATACGAACCAGTAATTGGCCTGGAAGTGCATGCGCAGCTAACCACTGCATCGAAAGCATTTTGTTCCTGTCCAACAACATTTGGAGCCCGACCCAACACAAACACCTGTCCTATTTGTCTGGGCCACCCTGGTGCTCTGCCCACCTTAAACGAGAATCTTGTTGACTATGCAATTCGGGTAGGACTGGCAACAAATTGCTCCATAAGACTGCACAGTACTTTTTCCAGAAAGAACTACTTTTATCCCGACCTTCCCAAGGGATACCAGATTTCGCAGTATAAAGACCCAATTTGCTATAACGGCTACATCGAGATAGAAACCGGTCACGGGTTCAAGAAAATCGGATTAACCCGAATACACATGGAGGAGGACAGCGGGAAAAGCATTCATGATCTGGATGTAGACACGCTTATTGACTTAAATCGGAGCGGTATTCCCCTGATTGAAATTGTAAGCGAGCCCGATATGCGAACCAGCAAAGAAGCAGAACAGTATCTTCAGCAACTCCGCCAGACCCTTATGTATCTGGGAGTATGCGACGGGAACATGGAAGAAGGCTCGTTACGGTGTGATGCCAACATCAGCGTCAGACCGGTAGGATCACCGCAGCTGGGTACAAAGACTGAAGTTAAGAATCTAAATTCGTTTAAGAATGTACAACGTGCTATAGAGTACGAAATTCAAAGGCAGGTTGAGCTAATCGAAAAAGGCGAGGAGGTACGGCAGACCACACTTATGTGGGATGCCGGTGCGCAGGTGACGCGGGAGATGCGATCGAAGGAAGATGCAAACGACTATAGGTACTTCCCTGAACCGGATCTGCCACCCGTAATTGTAACTGCACAGAAGGTAGAGGATGTGCGGGCAGGATTGCCTGAGCTTGGTATGGCAAAAAAAATACGGTTTACCGAACAGTATCAGTTGCCATACTATGATGCCGACATCTTAACCTCGGACTTGGTCTTAGCCGACTGGTTCGAAACAACCTGCGGCCTGCTTGCAAACCCTGGCCCGGCAACTTACAAGGCGGTAAGCAATTGGATACTTACGGAGCTAATGAGGAAAATGGGTGAGAATAAAGTTCAAATCACCGAAATCGGACTCACAAATGCACAGCTTGCGCTGTTGGTGGATATCGTTGCGGATGGAACAATAAGCAATGCTGTTGCCAAGGAGATACTTCCTGAACTGTACAACAGCACCACAAATCCGATTGACATAGTAAAAAGTAAGGGATTGGCACAGGTATCTGATGCTGAGGTCATTCATTCGCTTGTGCGTGATGTTTTAGCAAGGAATCATGAAAATATCGAGAAGTACAAAGCAGGAAAAACTAATTTATTTGGCTTTTTTGTAGGACAGGTTCTTAAAGCATCAGGTGGAACAGCGAATCCGTCAATCGTGAAGGAAGTAGTTCAGGAACAACTTGACTCTATCGTCTGA
- a CDS encoding pyridoxal-phosphate dependent enzyme yields MVAIKEISKASKLILETVPVSPVLTSQILDREFGCSLYFKCENLQPVGSFKARGAINAIGQLTNEELKRGVVTHSSGNHARALAWAAAGRGTPCYVVMPEASPAVKVQGTRRHGAIITFCGNTLAERESAATTVQNESGATFIHPYDNDAVIAGQGSLSVEFLQQAPQLSVFIAPVGGGGLMSGSAIALRALKPGMQLIGVEPELAADAKISVETGNLQPPFPPQTVADGLRTALSMRTLGYLMRNHVHIATVSEKSIIEAMNLLMQELRVVVEPSGAVAFAYVLDNRHLMMHKQIGIVISGGNLEVGQILSGMV; encoded by the coding sequence GTGGTTGCCATAAAAGAAATATCGAAGGCCTCGAAACTGATATTAGAGACTGTTCCGGTATCACCGGTATTAACCTCTCAAATATTGGATCGTGAGTTTGGTTGCAGCCTTTATTTTAAATGTGAAAACCTTCAGCCTGTTGGATCATTTAAAGCTCGCGGAGCCATAAATGCAATAGGCCAGCTTACGAATGAAGAGCTGAAAAGAGGAGTGGTTACTCATTCATCTGGGAACCATGCACGGGCACTGGCATGGGCAGCCGCCGGGCGAGGAACGCCGTGTTACGTTGTCATGCCGGAGGCATCTCCTGCAGTAAAGGTGCAGGGTACAAGACGTCATGGTGCAATCATCACATTCTGCGGTAATACCCTTGCTGAACGGGAATCGGCAGCAACTACAGTGCAGAATGAAAGCGGTGCCACCTTTATTCATCCCTACGACAATGATGCGGTGATTGCCGGACAGGGATCGCTCTCGGTTGAGTTTTTACAGCAAGCTCCTCAACTGTCAGTTTTTATTGCTCCTGTTGGCGGAGGCGGCCTAATGAGCGGATCGGCAATTGCCCTGAGGGCATTAAAACCGGGTATGCAACTAATCGGAGTTGAGCCAGAACTTGCAGCAGACGCCAAAATTTCGGTAGAGACAGGCAACCTTCAGCCCCCTTTCCCTCCCCAAACAGTTGCGGACGGCCTTAGAACAGCATTAAGCATGAGAACACTTGGGTATCTCATGCGAAATCATGTCCACATTGCAACAGTATCCGAGAAAAGCATAATCGAAGCCATGAATCTGTTAATGCAGGAGCTTCGTGTGGTGGTAGAGCCTAGCGGTGCAGTGGCATTTGCATATGTGCTTGATAACAGACATCTAATGATGCACAAACAGATTGGAATTGTGATCAGCGGTGGCAATTTGGAAGTTGGTCAAATTTTGTCGGGCATGGTGTAG